CGATCCCGAGATCCTTGCCGGCCTCCTCCACCGAGGGGAGGCATTCGGTCATCAGGGCCACGTCGGCCGAGATGTAGGCGCCCTGTCCCGCGCCGATCAGGGCGATCCCGACGAGGAAGATGGGCAGACCCGGCGTCGCGACCGCCACGATGAGCCCGACGGCGCTGAGCATCGCGCCGAACAGCACACTCGGCTTGCGCCGCCTGGTCCGGTCCGAGATGACGCCGAAGATGAAGGCGAACAGCAGATTGCACACGGTGAAGACCAGCGTGGCCTGGGTCTGCACTCCGGCGATCACCGAAGGATCGTCGAGGTCGAAGCGCCCGGAGATCGTCAGGTAGAGGTAGCTCGTCACCGTGACGATGGACGCGGTCATGAGGAAGCGGCAGATCCAGGCCCAGGCGAAATCCGGGTGGCGGCGCGGACTGAGCCAGAAGGTGCTGATGAACGCTTCCAGATTGAACGGCGGAGGCGCGTCGGTCCGGCGGAGATCCCGCAGGGTGACGAACAGCGTGAGTGACAGCGCCACCGCCACGATCCCCGGAATGAGGAACATCGAGGCCTGTCCGAGCGACGCGAGCTGCCCGGTCATCATCGTGCCCACCAGGATGCCGACGGTTCCGGCCGCCCCGGTGACCGCCGACATGATGGCACGGATCCGGCGTCGGATCTGATCCGCGAAGAGGCTGTGCTGCGCCATGGCGACCGCGCCCCAGCCCACGTAGTTCAGCACGATGCCGATCCAGAGCCACGCGGGCGATGGCGCCCAGGCGAGGGCGAGGTAGCCGGCCAGGGCGATCAGGGACCCGGACAGGATCCACGGCCGTCGCAGCCCCAGGCGGGACCGCGAGCGGTCGCTCAGCCGCCCGAACACCGGGGTCACCACGAGCGTGGCGAAGCCGCCCACCGTCAGCAGGACACTCAGGTTCGCCGAGGCGCTCGCGGCATCCCACTGTTTCAGGAGCTGGGGCACGGCGACGCCGACCATTCCCTGCGCGACGCCGGTCGCGCCCCAGGCGAGGGCGAAGCTCACCCAGAACCACGGAGTCTGCCGTTCCCCAGGCACCGTTTCGGCGTCGGCCAGGTGCACGAGGGCTGCTGGAACGGCCGGCGACGGGTCGAGCGCAGCGGGGATTCTCTTCTGGACCGACATGTAACTCCTCATCGAGTTGGTGCACGGATGTCGTACCCGAGGTTGGTGGATACGAGTGTATGCGCGTACATTCGTGGAAACAAGGGCTGGCGCGGCGCTTCTTCCGATACCGTTGGGGGCGGCGGCCCTGGCCCATTCCGGGGTGGCCGATGCCGGGACCGGCGTCGGAGGACAGGGAGTGAGGGATGACCGTGACGAAGGCGCGTCCATCGGTGTACGACGTCGCTGCGGCGGCCGGTGTGTCGACGGCGTCGATCTCGAGGTACTTCCGCACTCCGGAAAAGCTCAGCGAGACGCTCCGGGACCGCATCCAGAGCGCCGTCCAGGAACTCGGCTACCTCCCCAGCGGTCTGGCCCGCGGACTCGCCGAGCGGAGCACCGGCACTCTCGGCTTCTACTCGTTCAGTGGGCACGAACCCGATGAATGGGACCGCAGCCCGGCGCCGAGCGCCGAGGGCGAGGTGCCCCGCGTCGAGTTCCGCGGCGGCTGGCCCCGGCTGTTCCCGCTCTATGCCGACGAAGTGCTGCGGGGCATCGAGCTCGAGTGCACCCTGCGTCGGCTTCCACTCCTGGTCGGCTGGCAGGATGCCGACGGCCGCGGTGTGGCGCTCGATGACATCGCACGCCGCAGTGACGGTCTCGTGGTCCTGCCCGCCACGATCGAGGAGGCGCAGTTGCGGCTCCTGGCGCAGCGGCTCCCGATGGTGCTCGTCTCACAGCTCGTTCCGGAGGGCATGGCCGCCTCCTCGGTCAGGGTCGACGACTTCAGCGGCATGCGGGCGCTGACGGCCCATCTGGCCGACGACCACGCCGCCCGCCGTTTCGCGTTCGCCGGTTCGGCCACGGGCGCCGAGCACGCCGCCCGGCACGCAGGTTTCACCGCGGCGCTGGAGGAGCGCGGTCTGGAGGTTCCGGGGGAGCCGCTCGTGGACGCCGGGTCCCGCTCCGCCACGTACGCCGCCGTGACAGCACTGCTGACCGCAGAACCGGCGTTCGCGGACCGGCTTCCCGATGCGATCGTCTGCTCGAGCGATCAGACGGCGCTGGGGGTGCAGGCCGCGCTCGTGGAGCACGGAATCGCCGTCCCCGGGGACGTCGCCGTCACGGGCTTCGACGGCATAGACGCCGCCCGGCTGGCGGATCCGCCGCTCACGACGGTCCGCCAGCCCATGGACGAGCTCGGGCGCGTCGCCGTCGAACTGCTCACCGAGGCTCTGGAGGCGCCGGGGACTGCACGGCACATGGTGCTGCCGGTGGCGATGCTCCTGGGCCGCAGCTGCGGCTGTGCCTGAGCGCAGGTTTCACACCTGGTAGCCCGCGAGGCCCCGTCCCACGAGCGTCGGTTCCCGCCAGGTGAAGGAGAAATGCCCCGTCGCGGGGGAGAGGCTGAGCAACCCCACATGCGGGCCCTCGATCATTCGGAGCTCGGCCTCGAACGCGTCCGTCCCGTCCCAGCCGCCGCGCACGGCGAAACGGACCGGCGGATCGCTCAGCAGCTCACCCCGCGCCCAGTCATCGCCGCCGACGCGGAGGCGATAGCTCGCGCCGTCGAGCGTCAGGGTCAGGGTGTCACCGTCGAGCCGTACTGACTCGAGCTCCGGCAGGTCCGTGCCGCCCAGCCCGCCGAAGCGCGCTTCGGGGAGCCCCGGCTCGACGGGAGCGCGGCTGAAGACGGTACCGGCGACGCTGTACGACGACGGCGGCGCCAGCCGTGCGCCCTCGGTTCCGATCGCCTGGGCGGCCAGGGCCGTCCACTCCGGCGCACGCTCGGCGGCCTCCGCCCAGCCCGCGGGCGCAGCGTCGCCCCGCAGCGCCAGCACGAGTCCCGCCAGCATCCCCAGGTTGGCTTTCGCCTGGGCGTCGGCTCGGCGTTGGGCGCCGGCCGTGGGCGCGGGAATCGCCGCTTCCAGAAGGCGACGGGAGAGGGCCGCGCTGTCCACGGGGTCGGCATCGACCGTCGGAGCACCTGCTCCCCGGGCCGACAGCACGGGGAGCAGGTGCTCCCAGACGGCGTCGAGGAGCGTCTGGCCGAGCACGGTCGACGCGGTCAGGGCGATCACCGCGTTGACCCCGGGCAGCACGATGCACAGCTGGCTGTAGGCGCCGCCCGCGTGATAACCGTGGTCGCCGATCCAGAACTGATACCCGTAGCCGAGCGAGCTGTCCCGGTCCACCGGCTGGCCCGGCGGGAACCGGTGGTCCGCGTCGTTGCTGATCCGCGCCGACGTGGCCTGGTCGATCCACTCCGCCGGCACGAGCCGACGGCCCTGCCAGACACCGCGCTGCAGGAGCAGCTGCCCGAACGCGGCGATCGATTCCGTGCGGAGGTGGAGGCCCGTGAACCCAGGGTTGGACTCGCCGCCGGCCCACTTCGCCTCCGTCATGCCGAGGGGATCGAGGAGGCGGGGGCGCAGGTACTCGAGGAGGGAGGTCCCGGCGGCCCGTTCGATGATCTTCGCGACCGCGAAGGTGGCGAGCTGGTCGTAGGTGAAGATCTCTCCCGGAGGCCGCTCCGGGTGGTATGCGGACAGCAGCTGGAGGAGGCCGTCGTCGGTGACCGGAAGTTCGACGCTCGGATCGAGGACCGGGTCGAGGAGGTGTCCCACCGACATGCGGAGGGCGTCGGCGATCGTCGCTTCGCCGTACCCCGCGGCCTCCGGGAGGCGATCGGCCAGTCGGTCGTCCCGGTGCAGCAGCCCCTCCGCCTCGGCGATGCCGGCTGCCACCGAGGTGAAGCTCTTGCTCAGCGAATACAGCAGATGAGGTGTGGAGGCGTCATAGGGATGCCACCAGGACTCGGCGATCACGGCGCCGTCCACCGCGACCACGAGGCTGTGCACTTCGATGCCGGCCTGTCCGACGGCATCGAGAAAAGACCTGATTCCGGCGGGATTCACACCGAGCTGTTCGGGCGTCTGACGGGGCAACACTTCGTGGGTCACGAGGACCACCTTCCGCGAGGGGACTGTATGCGCATACACGGCGTCTGACGTCAGCCTATGCAAGTGGAGGCCCTCGGTCCACCCCACTCGTCTCGGATCGGCCCCGGACGGATCCAGGGCTCCGGATCACGTCACGATCCGGGGTCCCGTGCCACTCATCAGAGTGATGCGGCGGTGCCGGAGGTCTGCCATCGGTGGCCCGCCCCGAGGATTGAGGATGTCAACGTGAGTGAGAGCTACCTGGCTTTCGGTGGGAAGTGCGCTTTCGCCCTGTCCCTCGGCGCCGGTTCGACGGCCCCGGAGGGCAAACCGGAGTTCGCCCTGGAGCGCGACGGGAAGACGTACGTCTTCTCCGGCGCCGTGCCGAAGGCGCTCTTCCGGGTGCTTCCGGGCAGCGCGACGCGGGCTCGCAAGAACTGGATGAAGGCACGGCGCGGAGCGAGGGCACGGCACCGGGCGAGCAGCTCGGCGTAATGCCGCGGTGCCGGCGCAGGGCCGCCGCCTGCCGACGGACGACAACGCCGGCTACAACGCCAGCAGGGTGAACTCGTTGCCGTCCGGGTCGGCCAGTACCACGCCGCCGTCGTCATCGGCGGACGGCGGGATGTCCGCGGTGGAGGCGCCGAGTGCCACCAGGCGTTCCACCGTCTCGGTCAGCGTCTCCCGGGGCGTGGCGAGTTCGAAGCGCAGGCGGGACACGCCGAGTTTCGGGCGCACGGGCGGGCCGCCCCAGGTGATCTTGGTTCCGCCGTCGGGGGACTGGATCGCGGTCTCTTCGTTCTCATCCCAGACCAGGGGCCAGCCGAGAGCCTCGGCCCAGAAGTGGCCCACGCGCTCGGTGCCGTCGCCGGACAGCGCCCCGATGGCCGCCGTTCCGGCCAGGAACCGGTTGTCCGAAGCGATCACGCAGAACTCGTTGCCTTCGGGATCGGCGAGGACCACGTGGCCTTCCTCGGGACGCTGGCCGACGTCGAGATGCTGCGCCCCGTGGGCCAGTGCCCTGTCTACGATGGCTGCCTGGTCCTCGGGCGAGGAGCTCGTGAGATCGAAGTGGTACCGGTTCGGGGTGGTCTTCGGCTCGGGGCTGGGCCGGAATCGCACCGGGAAGTCGGGGCCGTGTGTCGCTTCGAGCACGGCCCCGTCGCCGTCCGCGGCGACGTCCCGGCGCAGGACCGCGGACCAGAAGACGCCGAGCGCGGCAGGATCCCGGGCATCGAAACACAGTGCTGCGAGGCGGGGGTGGGTCATGTCATTCCTTTCTCGGACCTTCGCGGTGTCGTCTCCGGGCGCGGTGGTCCCGGCGCTGCCGTCACCCTTTCAGCGCCGCCAGAAGCGCGGCGCCGTCGGGCGTGCCCAAGCCCGTGCAGGCGTCCCACCCGGGCCCCGCGTGGTAGCTGCCGTTGTCGCCGACGGTCACGTCCCGGAACCCTGAGGACACGGCGTAGAGCGAGGGCTGGATGAGCCCGAAACGCCGGTTCCCGGCTTGCGCGAAGCGGGCGATGAGCGCTGCCCAGAGCGGAGCGACGGCGCTCGTGCCGCCGATCACCATGTCCTTGCCGTCCACGCGGATCCGGTAGCCCGTCTGAGGATCTGCGACGGCGCTGACGTCCGGCACGCCGCGCCCGGACTTCCCGGCCGACGGCGACTGCCAGGACGGCCGGGGGAAGACCTTGCTGTACCCGCCGCCGGTCGCCGAGTCGGGGCCCTCGTTCCACACCGTCTCCGAGCGGATCGCGCCGGTTGCTGGATCCGCCTCGAGCCTCGTCCCGCCGCAGGCCAGGGCGTGCGGGCTCGAAGCCGGGAAGTCCACGTGAGCCTTTCCGTCGGCCGCGCCGTCGCTGCTGCCACGGTCCCCGGCGGCCACGGTCGTGGTGATGCCGAGCGCAGCGGCATCGGCGAGGGCCTGATCGAAGGCGTCGCGGGCCTGGGCCGTCCACTGGTCCTCGCTCTGGCCCCAGCTGATGCTGATGGCACACGGAGCGGCCTTCGTCGCGGCGACCACGGCGTCCAGGAAGCCGGCGTCCGTGTTGGGGGCGAAGTACACCTGGATCGCAGCCTTCGGCGCCAGAGCCCCGACCACCTCGATGTCCAGCAGGACCTCGCCATCCGCACCTTGTGGGTCGTTCCCGCCCTGGTTCGCGCCGCCGTCGACGCCGATGGACGTGATCTGAGGTGTGGCGAGTCCCAGCCCCGCGAAGTAGGCGTCGAGATCGGCCTGAGCGTAGCCGCCGCCGAGCTCGATGATGGCCACCGTCTGACCTGAGCCGTCGGTGCCGTCGGGGAAGCCGTACACGCGGCCGAGCTCCACGGGACTGTAGCTGGTTCCCGCCGTCGTGCGGGGGAGCATGCGGAAGTGGGCGCGGGCCTGCGGGCGGTCATCCAGGCCGAGCACGGCGATCACGATGCCGTTCAGCTCGGCGGGGATCCTCAGTTCACCCAGCCGGTGACGGTAGTGCACCGTGGCGCCGTCCGGCGCGGTGCTGGTCGCATCCTCCAGCGTGGTGCCGAAGATGCTGCTCAGCTGCTCCACCGTGCCGGACAGCCGCAGACGCCGAGACGCAGGGTCCGACTCCACCACGTCCGCACCCAGCCGGGTGAAGACCTCGGTGGCGAGCCGCACGTCGTCGTCGGACGCCCCGTACTCCGATGCCAGTTCGGCGGCCGTCAGATGGCCGTCCGCCGCAGCGGACGGCAGTTCCGTCCTGCGCCGCAGGACCACCGTGATCTCCAGACGGCTGGCGCCGTCCGTCGGGCCGTGCAGCTTCACGCCGGGCACGACCGCCCGGGCGGAGCTCTTCAGGGGAATGCCGTCTTCCCGTGCGTTGTAGGGTTCGTTCACTCCGGCCATCGGTCCTCCAGACATCGTCGGTTCACCACGGATCCCCGTTGCCAGTATCTCCGTGCCGACTGACAGGGTAAAGGCCCCTCGACGGCGCGGCGCTCAGTCCTCCTCGTCCAGGCGGGCGGTGAGGATCTGATGGGCGCTGGCCTGCAGGATGCCGAGCGATTCCTGGATCAACGGCGAACCGAGGCTGCCCCGGCGGGCGACGGCGATGATCCGGCGCGAGGGCCGCCCCTTGCCCGTGATCCGCAGCCGCACGACGTTCTCGGCGCCGCGCAACGGCGCCAGCCGTGGCAGCAGGCCGACGCCGAGGCCCGCGCCGACGAAGGCGATCATCGTCTCCCACTCGGAGGCCTCGTGAGCGATCCGGGGTGTCACGCCGACCGCCGTGAATGCCGCCGTGAAGAGCGAGTGGTAGGTGGAGCCGACGGCCTCCGTGATCCACGGTTCCGAGGCCAGCTCCTCGAGCGTCACGACGTCCCGCGACGCCAGAGGATGATCGGCGGGGACGATCACGTCCAGCGGATCATCCAGCAGAACGGTCTTCTCGAAGCGCTGGTCCTCCTCCTGAGCCTCCGACTGCATCGCGATGATGACCGCCAGATCGATCCGCTCCGCGACCAGGAGGTCGAAGCATCGGGCCGGGTCGGCTTCGAGCACCTGGACGTCCACGAGGGGCCGCGTGGACCGCAGCGTCGCGGCGAGCGGGGCGAGCAGGTGGGCCGCCGCCGTCGAGAATCCTCCCAGGCCGAAGTGGGACTGAACCTGGTCCCCGGCCTCCATGGCGGCCGCGCGCAGGCGTTCCCACTCCGCGATCAGGGCGTCCGAGCCGGCGACGAGGATGCGGCCCGTGGTCGTCAGGCGGAGGCCGCGTCCATCCTTGGTGAGCAGCTGCATTCCGAGGACGCGCTGCAGCTCGCGAAGCTGTGCGGAGACCGCCGAGGGGGAGTAGCCCGTGAGCTCCGCGGTGGCGCCGATGGTGCCGCATTGGCCGAAGACGCGGAGTGTGATGAGCCTGACATCGATCATGCGCTAATTCTGCATGGATATTCGCAAAATCTCGCGCTTTTTCTGCGTGGAATGTGACCCTAATCTCATCATGACAAGCCTGTCGCGCACCTCGCCCCTCGTGTCTCCCCGGGAGGAAACCCATGACCGCTCCAGCGAACGCTCCCCTCAGCTCGCGCGGACGACTCGCCGCCACACTGCCCGTGGAGCAGCTGGCCGAGATCTCCGCCTTGTTCGAGTTCCGGCGCACCGGATATTCACTCGATGCCCCGTTCTACACGGACCCCACGATCTTCAAGCTGGACATGGAAGCCATCTTCGGGCAGCACTGGATCTTCGCCGCGAGCACGGCGGAACTGCCGGAGCCGGGGGACTATGTGACGGTTGATTACGGCCCCTACTCCCTGATCGTCCTGCGCAACGACGACGGCGGCGTGAACGTCCTGCACAACGTCTGCCGCCATCGCGGCGCCCGCGTGCTCACCAAGGCCGCGGGGCAGACCGGCAACCTGGTCTGCGGGTACCACTCGTGGACGTACTCGCCCGAGGGCAACCTGATCCATGCCTCCGCGCCCGGCGAGGCCAAGTTCGACAAGAACTGCTTCGCGCTCAAGAAGGCCCACGGCCTCGAGGTCGCCGGGCTCATCTTCGTGTGTCTCGCGGCCGAACCGCCCACCGACTTCTACGAGACCGCCAAAATCTTCGAGCCGTACCT
This portion of the Arthrobacter woluwensis genome encodes:
- a CDS encoding MFS transporter, with amino-acid sequence MSVQKRIPAALDPSPAVPAALVHLADAETVPGERQTPWFWVSFALAWGATGVAQGMVGVAVPQLLKQWDAASASANLSVLLTVGGFATLVVTPVFGRLSDRSRSRLGLRRPWILSGSLIALAGYLALAWAPSPAWLWIGIVLNYVGWGAVAMAQHSLFADQIRRRIRAIMSAVTGAAGTVGILVGTMMTGQLASLGQASMFLIPGIVAVALSLTLFVTLRDLRRTDAPPPFNLEAFISTFWLSPRRHPDFAWAWICRFLMTASIVTVTSYLYLTISGRFDLDDPSVIAGVQTQATLVFTVCNLLFAFIFGVISDRTRRRKPSVLFGAMLSAVGLIVAVATPGLPIFLVGIALIGAGQGAYISADVALMTECLPSVEEAGKDLGIVALAYLLPNIFVPVLGFLLTRIGSPTGENFGALYVAAFVMAVFAGLSVLRIRSVR
- a CDS encoding LacI family DNA-binding transcriptional regulator, translated to MTVTKARPSVYDVAAAAGVSTASISRYFRTPEKLSETLRDRIQSAVQELGYLPSGLARGLAERSTGTLGFYSFSGHEPDEWDRSPAPSAEGEVPRVEFRGGWPRLFPLYADEVLRGIELECTLRRLPLLVGWQDADGRGVALDDIARRSDGLVVLPATIEEAQLRLLAQRLPMVLVSQLVPEGMAASSVRVDDFSGMRALTAHLADDHAARRFAFAGSATGAEHAARHAGFTAALEERGLEVPGEPLVDAGSRSATYAAVTALLTAEPAFADRLPDAIVCSSDQTALGVQAALVEHGIAVPGDVAVTGFDGIDAARLADPPLTTVRQPMDELGRVAVELLTEALEAPGTARHMVLPVAMLLGRSCGCA
- a CDS encoding serine hydrolase domain-containing protein, whose product is MTHEVLPRQTPEQLGVNPAGIRSFLDAVGQAGIEVHSLVVAVDGAVIAESWWHPYDASTPHLLYSLSKSFTSVAAGIAEAEGLLHRDDRLADRLPEAAGYGEATIADALRMSVGHLLDPVLDPSVELPVTDDGLLQLLSAYHPERPPGEIFTYDQLATFAVAKIIERAAGTSLLEYLRPRLLDPLGMTEAKWAGGESNPGFTGLHLRTESIAAFGQLLLQRGVWQGRRLVPAEWIDQATSARISNDADHRFPPGQPVDRDSSLGYGYQFWIGDHGYHAGGAYSQLCIVLPGVNAVIALTASTVLGQTLLDAVWEHLLPVLSARGAGAPTVDADPVDSAALSRRLLEAAIPAPTAGAQRRADAQAKANLGMLAGLVLALRGDAAPAGWAEAAERAPEWTALAAQAIGTEGARLAPPSSYSVAGTVFSRAPVEPGLPEARFGGLGGTDLPELESVRLDGDTLTLTLDGASYRLRVGGDDWARGELLSDPPVRFAVRGGWDGTDAFEAELRMIEGPHVGLLSLSPATGHFSFTWREPTLVGRGLAGYQV
- a CDS encoding VOC family protein, translated to MTHPRLAALCFDARDPAALGVFWSAVLRRDVAADGDGAVLEATHGPDFPVRFRPSPEPKTTPNRYHFDLTSSSPEDQAAIVDRALAHGAQHLDVGQRPEEGHVVLADPEGNEFCVIASDNRFLAGTAAIGALSGDGTERVGHFWAEALGWPLVWDENEETAIQSPDGGTKITWGGPPVRPKLGVSRLRFELATPRETLTETVERLVALGASTADIPPSADDDGGVVLADPDGNEFTLLAL
- a CDS encoding S53 family peptidase, with product MAGVNEPYNAREDGIPLKSSARAVVPGVKLHGPTDGASRLEITVVLRRRTELPSAAADGHLTAAELASEYGASDDDVRLATEVFTRLGADVVESDPASRRLRLSGTVEQLSSIFGTTLEDATSTAPDGATVHYRHRLGELRIPAELNGIVIAVLGLDDRPQARAHFRMLPRTTAGTSYSPVELGRVYGFPDGTDGSGQTVAIIELGGGYAQADLDAYFAGLGLATPQITSIGVDGGANQGGNDPQGADGEVLLDIEVVGALAPKAAIQVYFAPNTDAGFLDAVVAATKAAPCAISISWGQSEDQWTAQARDAFDQALADAAALGITTTVAAGDRGSSDGAADGKAHVDFPASSPHALACGGTRLEADPATGAIRSETVWNEGPDSATGGGYSKVFPRPSWQSPSAGKSGRGVPDVSAVADPQTGYRIRVDGKDMVIGGTSAVAPLWAALIARFAQAGNRRFGLIQPSLYAVSSGFRDVTVGDNGSYHAGPGWDACTGLGTPDGAALLAALKG
- a CDS encoding LysR family transcriptional regulator, which produces MIDVRLITLRVFGQCGTIGATAELTGYSPSAVSAQLRELQRVLGMQLLTKDGRGLRLTTTGRILVAGSDALIAEWERLRAAAMEAGDQVQSHFGLGGFSTAAAHLLAPLAATLRSTRPLVDVQVLEADPARCFDLLVAERIDLAVIIAMQSEAQEEDQRFEKTVLLDDPLDVIVPADHPLASRDVVTLEELASEPWITEAVGSTYHSLFTAAFTAVGVTPRIAHEASEWETMIAFVGAGLGVGLLPRLAPLRGAENVVRLRITGKGRPSRRIIAVARRGSLGSPLIQESLGILQASAHQILTARLDEED